From one Bacillus sp. FJAT-42376 genomic stretch:
- a CDS encoding FAD-dependent oxidoreductase — protein MKYDLIVIGGGSGGLTAASGAASFGAKVALIEKRSTLGGDCLHVGCVPSKALIHQANEFFTGKKVAAEQGFKLTADFEKVKASIQTSIQTIQDHDSDERFEQMGVDVFHGTAEFTGTHEVRVNGETITGKRFVIAVGSSPLIPDIEGLKEAGFQTNETIFSMESFPEKLAIIGGGPIGVEMGQAFARMGSKVTVIDRSSKILSKEDEEIRDFMTGQLSKELTIYSNTEVEKISVSETGKVVHVKTGEKKEAIEADEILLAMGRVPNTKGLNCETAGINLNDHGHVIVNEYLQSSQKHIFAAGDVTGQYIFTHAAGQEGKTIVQNAVFGVKSKISYENMPWNVYTRPEVFHLGLTEKEAEEKHGKITVYKKRLNEVDRFVTEQESGFIKLIMDQKGKIIGAHAAGEGAGDWMQSVVMAKTNGDKLRSLSGMVYPYPNRAAAIQTAADLYWREKLFDGGLKKWAARYIKWFR, from the coding sequence CGCTTCCGGTGCAGCGTCTTTTGGTGCAAAAGTGGCTCTTATTGAAAAGCGCAGTACCCTGGGAGGAGACTGTTTGCATGTCGGCTGTGTCCCGTCAAAGGCGCTTATCCATCAGGCTAATGAATTTTTCACTGGGAAAAAAGTGGCTGCTGAACAGGGATTCAAGCTGACCGCAGACTTTGAAAAGGTGAAGGCTTCTATTCAAACTTCCATTCAAACCATTCAGGATCACGATTCGGATGAACGGTTTGAACAAATGGGTGTCGATGTATTTCATGGAACCGCGGAATTCACCGGAACGCATGAAGTAAGGGTGAATGGCGAAACGATTACAGGAAAACGGTTTGTCATTGCCGTTGGATCCAGTCCTCTTATACCGGATATTGAAGGTTTAAAAGAAGCCGGTTTTCAGACGAACGAGACGATTTTTTCCATGGAATCATTCCCTGAAAAACTGGCGATTATCGGGGGCGGACCGATTGGAGTCGAGATGGGGCAGGCTTTCGCACGAATGGGAAGCAAGGTAACGGTCATCGACCGTTCTTCTAAGATTCTTTCAAAAGAAGATGAAGAAATTCGTGATTTTATGACTGGACAGCTATCAAAAGAACTAACCATCTATTCAAATACAGAGGTGGAGAAGATTTCTGTCTCTGAAACAGGCAAAGTCGTTCATGTAAAGACAGGGGAGAAGAAAGAGGCGATCGAGGCAGATGAAATTCTCTTGGCTATGGGACGTGTACCGAATACGAAGGGATTAAACTGCGAAACGGCCGGAATCAATCTGAACGACCATGGACATGTCATCGTGAACGAATATCTCCAGTCGAGCCAAAAACATATTTTTGCAGCGGGAGACGTAACCGGCCAATACATTTTTACACATGCAGCGGGGCAGGAAGGCAAAACCATTGTTCAGAATGCTGTATTTGGAGTGAAAAGCAAGATTTCCTATGAAAATATGCCATGGAATGTATATACCCGCCCTGAAGTATTTCATCTTGGATTAACAGAGAAAGAAGCAGAAGAAAAGCACGGAAAGATAACCGTATATAAAAAGCGCCTGAATGAAGTCGACCGCTTTGTCACGGAGCAGGAATCTGGTTTCATTAAGCTGATCATGGACCAAAAAGGGAAAATCATCGGAGCACATGCAGCAGGAGAAGGAGCAGGGGACTGGATGCAATCGGTCGTAATGGCTAAAACAAACGGAGATAAACTGAGAAGCTTATCCGGGATGGTGTATCCCTATCCTAACCGTGCAGCTGCCATCCAGACAGCAGCTGATTTGTACTGGAGAGAGAAACTTTTTGACGGAGGGTTAAAAAAATGGGCGGCCCGATACATTAAATGGTTCCGCTAA
- a CDS encoding glycosyltransferase family 1 protein, with the protein MKIALFTDTYAPDVNGVARTLKRFTDYLEANGHEYRVFAPESTKESRFSSHIHRFSSFPFFLYPECRVAWPNMLQVKGELQKFQPDLVHIATPFNIGFCGMHYAKKLNIPIVGSYHTDFDQYLEYYDLQFFSKILWKYMHWFHRPFKKLFVPSPETMEQLKNQGFPNLKIWGRGVDCSMFSPRLDGFDAHEHYHIKEPFILSYAGRLAPEKDIQTLMAIAKRLPEHLREKVHFLIIGDGPSKVEMMKDAPDNMTFAGYVSGRNLAKLYASSDLFVFPSPTETFGNVVLESLACGTPVIGANSGGVKNILSEGKNGLLVEPRNPDAFIEAISSLVGNHRLREEMSRHARAYALTQTWNQIFDGLLHDYEEVIVHPEEVRYA; encoded by the coding sequence ATGAAAATCGCGTTGTTTACGGATACGTATGCTCCTGATGTTAATGGAGTAGCCCGGACATTAAAACGGTTCACAGACTATCTTGAAGCGAATGGCCATGAATATCGGGTTTTTGCGCCTGAAAGCACAAAAGAAAGCCGGTTTTCCAGTCATATCCACCGTTTTTCAAGCTTTCCTTTCTTTTTATACCCTGAGTGCCGCGTCGCGTGGCCCAATATGCTCCAGGTAAAAGGAGAGCTCCAAAAATTCCAGCCTGATCTCGTTCATATAGCAACGCCGTTCAACATCGGTTTTTGCGGCATGCATTATGCAAAAAAATTAAACATTCCCATTGTCGGCTCGTATCATACTGATTTTGACCAGTATCTGGAATATTACGACCTGCAGTTCTTCTCGAAAATCCTTTGGAAATACATGCACTGGTTTCACAGGCCTTTTAAAAAGCTGTTTGTTCCCTCCCCTGAAACGATGGAACAGCTGAAAAATCAAGGATTTCCCAATTTGAAAATATGGGGCAGAGGTGTGGACTGTTCCATGTTTTCTCCGCGCCTCGACGGTTTTGATGCGCACGAACATTACCATATAAAGGAGCCGTTTATCCTCTCTTATGCCGGACGCCTTGCTCCAGAGAAAGACATCCAGACACTGATGGCCATTGCCAAAAGGCTTCCCGAGCATTTACGGGAAAAAGTACATTTTCTGATTATCGGAGACGGTCCCTCAAAGGTTGAAATGATGAAGGATGCACCGGATAACATGACGTTTGCCGGGTATGTCAGCGGACGAAACCTTGCGAAACTTTATGCTTCATCTGATCTTTTTGTTTTCCCTTCCCCTACAGAAACCTTTGGGAATGTCGTACTGGAATCCCTGGCGTGCGGAACACCAGTCATTGGTGCAAATTCCGGGGGTGTCAAGAATATACTGTCAGAAGGAAAAAACGGTCTGCTCGTCGAGCCTCGTAATCCGGACGCATTCATTGAAGCGATTTCTTCATTGGTAGGCAATCATCGTCTTCGAGAGGAAATGTCCCGTCATGCGAGAGCCTACGCACTGACTCAAACGTGGAATCAGATTTTTGATGGCCTGCTGCATGATTATGAGGAGGTCATCGTCCATCCGGAAGAAGTCCGTTACGCTTAA